A single region of the Dunckerocampus dactyliophorus isolate RoL2022-P2 chromosome 3, RoL_Ddac_1.1, whole genome shotgun sequence genome encodes:
- the LOC129178661 gene encoding decapping and exoribonuclease protein-like, with product MQEASLYSNKELSTLDVDFVTSRGRLTKVLTTPYENLSSWLLAVTKFQGILYINEVETEAARINRNNRTESHEENIYWGYKFEQYICSDKIDGSPDSSGVVNSNEAFYTVVQTCLSDHRLLFSGEVDCRDKANSSDPPACYLELKTAGNILTDKQRGKFNRFKLLQWWAQSFLVGVPRIVAGFRNDDGVVVSVKTFEVSNIPKLAESEVNCWKPNICMNFCSEFLSFVKRVAIEDNPHVVYLFSRNPRSNVTYTVHKDSSYSFLPDWYVKEMI from the exons ATGCAGGAGGCGTCCCTCTATTCAAACAAAGAGTTGAG CACTTTAGATGTTGACTTTGTGACTTCCCGTGGCCGCTTAACTAAAGTGCTGACTACACCGTATGAGAACCTGTCAAGCTGGTTGCTGGCCGTCACCAAGTTCCAAGGAATACTTTACATCAACGAAGTGGAAACAGAAGCTGCTCGCATAAACCGCAACAACCGCACTGAGAGTCACGAGGAAAACATATACTGGGGGTACAAGTTTGAGCAGTACATATGCTCAG ATAAAATTGATGGCTCACCAGATTCGAGTGGCGTGGTCAACTCTAACGAGGCCTTCTACACCGTGGTCCAAACCTGCCTCTCAGATCACAGACTCCTGTTCTCCGGAGAGGTGGACTGCCGGGATAAAGCTAATTCCTCGGATCCTCCAGCCTGCTACTTGGAGCTGAAGACAGCAGGAAATATCCTCACCGACAAACAGCGTGGCAAATTCAACAG GTTTAAGCTCCTCCAGTGGTGGGCACAGTCCTTCCTAGTCGGAGTCCCTCGCATTGTTGCAGGCTTCCGGAATGACGACGGAGTTGTCGTGTCTGTGAAGACTTTTGAAGTCAGCAATATTCCAAAGCTCGCCGAG AGTGAGGTCAACTGTTGGAAGCCAAACATCTGCATGAACTTCTGCAGTGAGTTCCTGTCTTTTGTCAAGCGTGTGGCGATCGAAGACAATCCTCA TGTGGTGTATCTGTTCTCAAGGAATCCCCGCTCCAACGTGACCTACACTGTACACAAGGattcttcttattctttcttaCCAGACTGGTACGTGAAGGAAATGATCTAA